One genomic region from Mauremys reevesii isolate NIE-2019 linkage group 7, ASM1616193v1, whole genome shotgun sequence encodes:
- the PRDX5 gene encoding peroxiredoxin-5, mitochondrial isoform X2, protein MAPHTPCSLEPPSQSSLIPLLGVSSTPPSSPELIHQSIPPAIPSLGPREPQGGLQKDTFTHLPGYVEQAGALKAKGVELIACLAVNDVFVMSEWGKAHGAQGKVRMLADPTGAFGKATELLLDKETLRDLFGTNRCKRFSMVLENGVVKALNVEEDGTGLTCSLANNILSQL, encoded by the exons ATGGCCCCtcacaccccctgctccctggaaCCCCCTTCCCAGAGTTCCCTCATCCCCCTCCTCGGAGTatcctccaccccacccagctccccagaACTCATCCACCAGAGCATCCCTCCCGCCATCCCATCCCTGGGGCCAAGGGAGCCGCAAGGTGGACTACAAAAGGACACATTT accCACTTGCCGGGCTACGTGGAACAGGCTGGGGCCCTGAAGGCCAAGGGAGTGGAGCTGATCGCCTGCCTGGCCGTGAACGATGTCTTCGTCATGAGCGAGTGGGGCAAAGCCCACGGGGCCCAGGGCAAG gtgcGGATGCTGGCTGACCCCACCGGAGCCTTCGGAAAG GCTACGGAACTGCTGCTGGACAAGGAGACCCTGCGTGACCTCTTTGGGACCAACCGCTGCAAAAG GTTCTCCATGGTGCTGGAGAATGGTGTGGTGAAGGCTCTCAACGTGGAGGAGGATGGAACAGGGCTGACCTGCAGCCTGGCCAACAACATCCTCTCTCAGCTCTGA